The Tripterygium wilfordii isolate XIE 37 chromosome 1, ASM1340144v1, whole genome shotgun sequence sequence CTGCAAAAAGCTCAAACAAGAACCTTCTGACTTGGACCGTGATATATCGAAGAGTAAAAACAAGGCCATTTTATCACCACACAGCCAAAGTAGTCTCTGTATAATAGTCATCAATGCATAGGACACAGTAACCCCACCTGCACTACCAACACCACCACATCTCTCTAGATTCCTGTAATCACTTCTCTCTTCTATCTACAAGTACAAAAAGaacgaacaaaaaaaagaaggcaaagCAACGTGGGGGGTTTTTGGAGTTATGGTTTGAGAAAGGCATGAAAGTGCCATGGACGTGGAGGAGATTCAGACGCAAGCCTGTAAGTTCTCCAGAGTCGGTAATGGCAGAAATACCTCCATCAAGATAGGCCAGAGAGGTGGTGAACACTACCCAGATgacgaagaagatgaaaagcTCAGGAGGACCAATATTACCGCCGGTGGAGAAGGCGGTGACCTTGGTACTAATCGTCTTCGTGGGTGGCACCATTCTTCACGGATCATTAGGGTTTCTCGTGCCTCCGGTGGCAAAGATCGGCACAGCAAGGTTTGGACTTCAAAAGGGCCGAGAGACCGGAGGGTCCGGTTATCGGTTGCAACTGCGATTCAATTCTACGATCTCCAAGATAGGCTGGGATACGATCAACCAAGCAAAGCCGTAGAGTGGTTAATTCAAGCCGCCGCTGATTCAATCAACGAGCTCCCTTCATTGAACAGTTCTTTCTCCGAAACTCCACCCAATCAATTAAGCGATGACAAGAGAATTAGCGAGGGCACAGACCAAGGGTTTGATTCGCCTGAATTGGAGATAGAAGGACCCAATTTCAACCAAGACTCTAACCAGCATATCTCTTTGTCCAAATCTGCTAGCAGCAACTCGGAGACCAGCAAAGGCTCCGGCTTGTCCCTCTCTAGATCTGAAATTAGGGTCAAAGCCCGCGAGCGAgcaagggagagagctaagaaGGAAAAAGATACCGATTCACAACACCAGAATGTGAACCCCATCTCCCAAAACTCCACATTCACTGAGCTACTTACTGCTGGTATGAGCAGTGTTA is a genomic window containing:
- the LOC120000622 gene encoding transcription factor TCP2-like, yielding MDVEEIQTQACKFSRVGNGRNTSIKIGQRGGEHYPDDEEDEKLRRTNITAGGEGGDLGTNRLRGWHHSSRIIRVSRASGGKDRHSKVWTSKGPRDRRVRLSVATAIQFYDLQDRLGYDQPSKAVEWLIQAAADSINELPSLNSSFSETPPNQLSDDKRISEGTDQGFDSPELEIEGPNFNQDSNQHISLSKSASSNSETSKGSGLSLSRSEIRVKARERARERAKKEKDTDSQHQNVNPISQNSTFTELLTAGMSSVSNNTTSPSGNSNARLWPSTPMDYFNSGLLGPSSSRAGHHPSGFPGQIQLGNSIPQALPIPPFSVSGENHPEQQHFQFATTDHLIPVAVTTQQGPGGDYNLNFSISSGLAGINRGTLQSNSPSLLPHLQRFSSPVDGANVPFFLGTPPVENHHHHHFPHGFQLCYNNDGSRHPDHKGKGKN